Proteins from one Cryptomeria japonica chromosome 4, Sugi_1.0, whole genome shotgun sequence genomic window:
- the LOC131077494 gene encoding putative disease resistance protein At5g47280, which yields MESFNSKVLCTRDDALLIKSLIPAIQQLCVSDLQLPKDQQNPPIHQFVSTLIRAAELVKFCESISAFNVFRRCSYASQILKLEEEIDGIMNSIPAHVESDARNLMAVLKDLYKELKPPDLSRTVNTMIQQQMSLGNLCQSTEMEEANKCSYLSNVPVKSRFYAGLEKPVGDLKELLLQSEVSVVGVHCMGGGGKTTLALAICNDPHIKDYFENVHFITVSQSPNLKVIIETMWEKIVGRKKPEFQNVEDARIQLNQQLFSQSKRILMILDDVWSRAHLEELLIEAPGYKTVITTRDSSIVPQNSSTRLYQLPLLGHEDALSLFCFSAFGQTSIPSNAHANLVMEVQAECKGLPLALKVIGSSLNGEPYLTWLNAKNKLSLGESISSDHEEGLFRCLETSINFLDDVGRECFLDLALFPENKKTCANALLDIWVYVRKLEWQDAFMMLVEFARKSLLNLVSSPGSQATISYGNASELFFSQHDVMRDLAIYLGNQDSIVHRKRLFMPRKELSLPGEWGEMLHNRPFNAQVVSIHTGSMEENQWYKMDFPEAEVLVLHFSASKYFLPPFVKTMKKLKFVMLCNLNSKRATVEGLDALSSLTQLRSVRLEKLDAPTVLEQIKAIQKLNKLSLCLCQGFGNVSTFSNTNLEEFNLDHCSDLEEWPAEICCMPSAQVWSITNCHLVEKLPCDLGNLSSLRMLRLSALPGVKELPASIGKLGQLEFLDISLCEGLKELPEEIGQLKQLKIFDMKECSRLRRLPRSVCELSSLKLVICDEKIGHLWLQVKASFIPDLRVEIVEPQFTLDWLDD from the exons ATGGAGAGTTTCAATAGCAAGGTTCTGTGTACCAGAGACGATGCCCTGCTAATAAAATCCCTTATCCCAGCTATCCAACAACTTTGTGTATCTGACCTGCAACTGCCCAAGGATCAGCAAAACCCTCCCATTCACCAGTTTGTAAGCACACTTATTAGGGCCGCAGAGCTGGTGAAATTTTGTGAGAGCATTAGCGCTTTCAATGTATTTCGTAGGTGTAGCTATGCTTCACAGATACTCAAGCTAGAAGAGGAGATCGATGGGATCATGAATTCTATCCCAGCACACGTTGAGTCAGATGCTAGAAATCTTATGGCAGTCTTGAAAGATCTATACAAGGAATTAAAGCCTCCAGATTTAAGTCGTACAGTGAATACCATGATTCAACAGCAAATGAGTTTAGGTAATCTGTGTCAAAGTACTGAAATGGAAGAGGCTAACAAATGCTCTTATCTTAGTAATGTTCCTGTGAAATCTCGGTTCTATGCGGGATTGGAGAAGCCTGTTGGGGATTTGAAGGAGCTTCTATTACAAAGCGAGGTGTCTGTCGTTGGGGTGCATTGTATGGGGGGTGGTGGTAAAACGACTTTGGCCTTGGCTATTTGTAATGATCCACATATCAAAG ATTATTTTGAGAATGTACATTTCATCACTGTTTCGCAGTCCCCAAATCTTAAGGTAATTATAGAGACGATGTGGGAGAAGATTGTTGGAAGGAAGAAGCCCGAGTTTCAGAATGTAGAAGATGCACGCATCCAGCTGAATCAGCAGCTTTTTAGTCAATCTAAGCGAATCCTGATGATATTGGATGACGTCTGGTCCAGGGCTCATTTGGAGGAATTACTAATTGAAGCGCCAGGGTACAAGACTGTTATCACAACCAGAGACAGTTCTATCGTCCCACAAAACTCCTCTACTCGACTGTATCAGTTACCATTGCTGGGCCACGAGGATGCTCTGTCGCTGTTCTGCTTCTCGGCTTTTGGACAGACATCAATTCCAAGTAACGCACATGCAAATCTAGTCATGGAG GTGCAAGCTGAATGTAAGGGCTTACCCCTTGCTCTGAAGGTGATTGGGAGCTCTTTGAATGGGGAACCTTATTTGACCTGGTTGAATGCAAAGAATAAGTTATCCCTAGGGGAATCCATATCCAGTGATCACGAAGAAGGGCTTTTTAGATGCTTGGAAACCAGTATTAATTTCTTGGATGATGTTGGGAGGGAATGCTTCTTAGATTTGGCCTTATTTCCAGAGAACAAGAAAACCTGTGCTAATGCACTGCTGGACATTTGGGTTTATGTTCGCAAGCTGGAGTGGCAAGATGCCTTTATGATGTTGGTGGAATTTGCAAGGAAAAGTCTCTTGAATTTAGTCAGCAGCCCAGG AAGCCAAGCAACAATCTCTTATGGAAATGCCTCTGAGCTGTTCTTTTCACAGCACGATGTAATGCGAGATTTGGCCATATATTTGGGAAACCAGGACAGTATAGTCCATAGGAAGAGATTATTCATGCCCAGGAAAGAGCTGAGCTTGCCAGGGGAGTGGGGGGAGATGCTTCATAATAGACCATTTAATGCTCAAGTTGTTTCTATTCACACGG GCTCTATGGAGGAGAACCAATGGTACAAGATGGATTTTCCAGAGGCAGAGGTTCTGGTGTTACACTTCTCTGCGAGCAAGTACTTTCTACCACCATTTGTCAAAACAATGAAAAAACTGAAATTTGTAATGTTGTGTAATTTGAACTCGAAGAGGGCCACAGTAGAAGGTTTAGATGCGTTATCTTCACTCACTCAGCTCAGGAGTGTTCGCTTGGAGAAGTTAGATGCACCCACTGTTTTAGAGCAGattaaagcaatacaaaaactaaacAAACTATCTCTATGCCTTTGTCAAGGGTTTGGAAATGTTTCCACATTCAGCAACACCAATCTAGAAGAATTTAACCTCGACCACTGCAGTGATTTGGAGGAATGGCCCGCAGAAATCTGTTGTATGCCCTCTGCTCAGGTATGGTCTATTACTAACTGCCATCTGGTTGAAAAGTTACCATGTGATCTCGGAAACCTGAGCTCTCTAAGAATGCTAAGGCTATCAGCATTACCAGGCGTGAAAGAGCTTCCGGCATCAATTGGAAAACTTGGGCAGCTGGAATTTCTAGACATTTCACTGTGTGAGGGCTTGAAAGAGCTTCCAGAGGAAATAGGTCAACTCAAGcaattgaaaatttttgatatgaaAGAGTGTTCTCGCTTGAGGAGGTTGCCTAGAAGTGTTTGTGAACTAAGCTCTCTGAAACTTGTCATCTGTGATGAAAAGATTGGGCACCTGTGGTTGCAAGTTAAGGCCTCTTTTATCCCTGATCTTAGAGTTGAAATCGTGGAACCGCAATTTACTTTGGATTGGCTTGATGATTGA